One part of the Rhodococcus oxybenzonivorans genome encodes these proteins:
- a CDS encoding alpha/beta fold hydrolase — translation MTELLQKQGVRGQLHRPEGDPVAGLVLTHGAGSNCDTKLLRAMAEGFVERGVLVLLFDLPFRQRRASGPPHPSRAAEDREGVAEAVAVMRDFGPEPVWAGGHSYGGRQASMLAAEVPAGIDALLLLSYPLHPPAKPEKPRTDHFPDLRTPAVIVHGSKDPFATTEEMESALELIPGTTILVEFDGARHDLAPDKFPVVDRAVAAMFDLLQRREK, via the coding sequence ATGACTGAACTGCTGCAGAAGCAGGGGGTGCGGGGGCAGTTGCATCGCCCGGAGGGTGATCCGGTGGCCGGGTTGGTGCTGACGCACGGGGCGGGAAGTAACTGCGACACAAAGCTGTTACGAGCGATGGCCGAGGGTTTCGTGGAACGAGGCGTGCTGGTCCTGCTGTTCGACCTGCCCTTTCGACAGCGCCGTGCGTCGGGCCCGCCGCATCCGTCGAGGGCAGCGGAGGATCGCGAGGGCGTTGCGGAGGCCGTCGCCGTCATGCGTGACTTCGGGCCCGAGCCGGTGTGGGCCGGCGGGCATTCGTACGGCGGTCGTCAAGCGTCCATGCTGGCCGCGGAGGTGCCCGCCGGGATCGATGCCCTCCTGTTGCTGTCCTATCCGCTGCATCCACCGGCGAAACCCGAGAAGCCTCGCACAGACCATTTTCCGGACCTGCGCACGCCCGCAGTGATCGTGCACGGTTCGAAGGATCCGTTCGCAACCACCGAAGAAATGGAATCGGCACTCGAACTGATTCCGGGGACGACGATCCTCGTCGAGTTCGACGGTGCGCGCCACGACCTGGCCCCGGACAAGTTTCCCGTGGTCGACCGTGCTGTCGCCGCGATGTTCGACCTTCTTCAGCGTCGGGAAAAGTGA
- a CDS encoding amidohydrolase family protein: MASRSWIDTHVHLVDFLQAPADTAELRDALVRNGARRAVVFGLPVKKKWSVAEPVQPDYYLDDNAPCHYHSLTDATVLDLLPDLEAEGQLEVAPLICGFDPTDKLAIDHLEFVWSRSDRWAGIGEVMFRHDDLTNLTLGDVPAPDHEAMDAVLDFCAQQKVPISLHHDSASPGLPDRHEYVGKLENALDRHPTTSVVWCHAGVFRRTRPSNQLDLVRQLIERHARLTIELSWVLLDHITDGTDTDPDWIALLARHPDRFVVGTDTIASADTVDARARQIHALLDALPDPAARCLAEDNAQALWFP; this comes from the coding sequence ATGGCTTCTCGTTCGTGGATCGACACCCATGTCCATCTCGTCGACTTTCTGCAAGCTCCCGCCGACACCGCCGAGCTGCGCGACGCGCTCGTCCGCAACGGGGCCCGGCGTGCCGTAGTCTTCGGTCTTCCGGTGAAGAAGAAATGGTCGGTCGCCGAGCCCGTTCAGCCCGACTACTACCTCGACGACAATGCACCGTGCCACTACCATTCGCTGACCGATGCGACCGTCCTCGACCTCCTCCCCGACCTCGAGGCGGAGGGGCAACTCGAGGTGGCGCCGTTGATCTGCGGCTTCGATCCCACCGATAAGCTGGCGATAGACCACCTGGAATTCGTCTGGAGCCGCTCGGACCGGTGGGCCGGGATCGGTGAGGTGATGTTCCGCCACGACGATCTCACCAACCTGACACTCGGCGACGTTCCCGCACCCGATCACGAGGCCATGGACGCGGTTCTCGATTTCTGCGCCCAGCAGAAGGTCCCGATCTCCCTGCACCACGACTCGGCGTCACCGGGCCTTCCGGACCGGCACGAATACGTCGGCAAACTCGAGAACGCGCTCGACCGGCATCCGACCACCTCGGTGGTCTGGTGCCATGCCGGTGTCTTCCGCCGCACCCGTCCCTCCAACCAGCTGGATCTGGTACGCCAACTGATCGAACGTCACGCCCGCCTGACCATCGAACTGTCCTGGGTGCTGCTCGACCACATCACCGACGGCACCGATACCGACCCGGACTGGATCGCACTTCTCGCCCGCCACCCCGATCGCTTCGTGGTCGGCACCGACACAATCGCAAGCGCGGATACCGTCGACGCCCGCGCCCGCCAGATCCACGCCCTGCTCGACGCTCTCCCCGACCCCGCCGCGAGGTGCCTCGCCGAGGACAACGCGCAGGCACTGTGGTTCCCCTGA
- a CDS encoding phosphoribosylanthranilate isomerase: protein MTFIKVCGLRDQASVDVAVRLGVDAVGFVFAESVRRIAVEDAAALIRSVTGPTVAVGVFKGSSVPEVIEIAAAAGLGTVQVHDVRSAEDVTRLREAGLTVIRAVVAGDSSGDFGADRLLVDGATAGAGVPWDWAGQARPDGEWILAGGLNPGNVRTAIDATGAWGVDVSSGVESSRGVKDAALIEQFVSAVRSGA, encoded by the coding sequence GTGACGTTCATCAAGGTCTGCGGTCTGCGTGACCAAGCCTCGGTCGATGTGGCCGTGCGACTCGGTGTCGACGCCGTGGGCTTCGTCTTTGCCGAGAGCGTGCGCCGAATTGCGGTGGAGGATGCGGCGGCGCTGATCCGCTCCGTCACCGGTCCCACCGTGGCGGTGGGGGTGTTCAAGGGAAGTTCTGTACCGGAGGTGATCGAGATCGCGGCCGCAGCCGGGCTCGGCACCGTCCAGGTGCACGATGTGAGGTCCGCCGAGGACGTCACCCGATTGCGAGAGGCAGGGCTCACGGTGATCCGTGCGGTGGTTGCCGGGGATTCGTCCGGCGATTTCGGGGCCGACCGCCTCCTCGTCGACGGGGCGACAGCCGGCGCGGGAGTGCCGTGGGACTGGGCGGGGCAGGCCCGACCCGACGGTGAGTGGATCCTCGCCGGCGGCCTGAATCCCGGCAACGTCCGGACCGCAATCGACGCCACCGGCGCGTGGGGTGTCGACGTGTCGAGCGGTGTGGAATCTTCCCGCGGCGTCAAGGACGCGGCGCTGATCGAGCAGTTCGTTTCCGCGGTCCGATCAGGAGCGTGA
- a CDS encoding pirin family protein, translating into MPAVTTPHVYVHRAGDRLKTRISWLDSKHSFSFGQHYDPDNTHHGLLLVNNDDTVLPEQGFETHPHKDMEIVTWVLRGSLVHQDSIGHSGIIYPGLAQRMSAGTGIMHSEKNDSWRLAGEEHHEPVHFVQMWVVPDEAGLTPSYEQLEIEDEILKGGLVPVASGMPEYRDHSAIRINNKHAALHVARVFPGAPIRLPEAPFLHVFITQGTADMEGVGTLYEGDAVRTSASGGQEISSHSGAEVLVWEMHARIGG; encoded by the coding sequence ATGCCGGCAGTCACCACCCCCCATGTCTACGTGCACCGCGCCGGAGATCGGCTGAAAACCAGGATTTCCTGGTTGGATTCGAAGCATTCGTTCTCCTTCGGTCAGCACTACGACCCCGACAACACCCATCACGGACTCCTGCTCGTGAACAACGACGACACCGTGCTTCCGGAACAGGGATTCGAGACACATCCCCACAAGGACATGGAGATTGTCACCTGGGTGTTGCGTGGCTCACTCGTGCACCAGGATTCGATCGGCCATTCGGGCATCATCTATCCCGGTCTCGCTCAACGCATGAGTGCGGGCACAGGGATCATGCACTCGGAGAAGAACGACAGCTGGCGGCTGGCCGGCGAAGAGCACCACGAACCCGTTCATTTCGTGCAGATGTGGGTGGTCCCCGACGAGGCTGGACTGACACCGAGTTACGAACAGCTCGAGATCGAGGACGAGATCTTGAAGGGTGGACTGGTGCCGGTGGCGTCCGGAATGCCCGAATATCGCGATCATTCGGCGATCCGCATCAACAACAAGCACGCCGCACTGCACGTCGCCCGCGTGTTTCCCGGCGCACCGATCAGGTTGCCCGAGGCACCGTTCCTGCACGTCTTCATTACTCAGGGCACCGCCGACATGGAAGGTGTCGGCACCCTGTACGAGGGCGATGCCGTCCGTACCAGCGCATCCGGTGGTCAGGAGATCTCCTCACACTCCGGCGCAGAGGTGCTGGTCTGGGAAATGCACGCCCGCATCGGCGGGTAA
- a CDS encoding ZIP family metal transporter, translated as MRGTRCIQEGHRAFSARGGIIIVESLIFGVIASSALVIGALVGGRFTIPKRMLAGMLAFASGALITALTFELFEESYEKGGIWRAVLGLAVGAVVFTVLSERLDRLAEGTHRQRQGSEKLDVDAAASETAPSTASVSGMAGFALLAAVTLDGVPENIALGVSLGEGTGGVTLLVAIFVSNFPEALVGSASMRAQGRTQAFVVGTWVVCAALLTAAVVIGAGPLATSSPETISLPLAFAAGAVLASLADTLMPEAYEKGGPTVALSTAAGFVLSYVLATV; from the coding sequence GTGCGGGGTACTCGGTGTATCCAGGAAGGTCATCGGGCCTTCTCCGCACGAGGAGGCATCATCATCGTCGAGTCGCTGATCTTCGGGGTGATCGCGTCGAGCGCGCTGGTTATCGGAGCGCTGGTCGGCGGCCGATTCACCATTCCCAAACGCATGCTCGCCGGCATGCTGGCGTTTGCCTCGGGCGCCCTGATTACGGCGTTGACCTTCGAACTCTTCGAGGAGTCGTACGAGAAGGGCGGTATCTGGCGGGCCGTGCTCGGTCTGGCTGTGGGGGCCGTCGTGTTCACCGTTCTCAGCGAGCGGCTCGACCGTCTCGCCGAGGGCACGCATCGACAACGTCAGGGGAGCGAGAAACTCGACGTCGACGCAGCCGCGTCGGAGACTGCCCCCTCGACGGCTTCTGTGAGCGGGATGGCCGGATTCGCGCTCCTCGCCGCGGTGACGCTCGACGGCGTGCCGGAGAACATTGCGCTCGGCGTATCTCTCGGTGAGGGTACCGGGGGCGTAACCCTTCTCGTCGCGATCTTCGTCTCCAACTTTCCCGAGGCCTTGGTCGGCAGTGCATCGATGCGTGCACAAGGAAGGACACAGGCCTTCGTTGTCGGCACCTGGGTGGTGTGCGCCGCTCTGCTCACCGCGGCCGTCGTCATCGGCGCGGGTCCGCTGGCCACGAGTTCACCCGAGACCATTTCTCTGCCACTTGCATTCGCCGCCGGTGCCGTACTGGCCTCGCTCGCCGACACCCTCATGCCCGAGGCATACGAAAAAGGCGGCCCGACAGTCGCGTTGAGCACTGCGGCCGGATTCGTCCTCTCGTACGTCCTCGCCACCGTCTGA
- a CDS encoding DUF6131 family protein — MIILGIILLIIGLVAKISILTTIGIILLVIGLVLMVLGTTGRAVGGRKYWY; from the coding sequence GTGATCATCCTCGGAATCATTCTGCTGATCATCGGTCTCGTCGCGAAGATTTCGATCCTCACGACAATCGGGATCATCCTCCTGGTCATCGGTCTCGTCCTGATGGTGCTCGGTACGACAGGGCGCGCCGTCGGCGGGCGAAAGTACTGGTATTGA
- a CDS encoding M13 family metallopeptidase, protein MTTAQRSGIDLTHLGSGIRAQDDLFLHVNGGWIDSYEIPADRAIDGAFRTLYDKAEVDVQNIIEEAAGSGAPAGTDAQRIGDLYGSFMDSGAVEAAGLTPIADELAAVAEAGDLSALAGVISRLQRTGVGGAVGHYVDTDAKNSERYLVHFSQSGLGLPDESYYRQDEHAQIRAAYVAHIGKMFELAGVGYDAQRVFDLETKIAAGHWDVVKRRDAELSYNLVTLDQLPEGLDWAAWIDGLGGTRDQFAEIVVRQPDFLTTLTGLWTSEDLETWKAWATWNVIRSRAPYLTQALVDENFAFYGKTLTGTEENRERWKRGVSLVQDLLGEAVGKLYVERHFPADAKARMQELVANLQEAYRRNIADLEWMSPATREAALRKLEKFTPKIGYPDKWRDYSSVTISRNDLVGNYRRGYAAEYDRDLGKVGGPVDRDEWFMTPQTVNAYYNPGMNEIVFPAAILQPPFFDAAADDAANYGGIGAVIGHEIGHGFDDQGAKYDGDGNMVDWWTDDDRSEFGKRTKALIEQYNQFEPKALPGHAVNGEFTIGENIGDLGGLSIAIAAYKIATEGTEPPVLDGLTGLQRVFFGWAQVWRTKARDAEALRRLAVDPHSPPEFRCNGVVRNLDTFHDAFDVQPGDALYLDPEQRVKIW, encoded by the coding sequence ATGACCACGGCTCAACGCTCAGGCATCGACCTCACCCACCTCGGCAGCGGCATCCGTGCCCAGGACGACCTCTTCCTCCACGTCAACGGCGGCTGGATCGACAGTTACGAGATACCCGCGGATCGGGCCATCGACGGCGCGTTCCGCACGCTGTACGACAAGGCCGAAGTCGACGTCCAGAACATCATCGAGGAGGCTGCCGGTTCGGGCGCTCCGGCTGGGACCGACGCTCAGCGAATCGGTGACCTGTACGGCAGCTTCATGGACTCGGGCGCCGTGGAAGCCGCAGGCCTGACGCCGATCGCCGACGAACTCGCAGCCGTCGCCGAGGCCGGCGATCTCTCGGCGCTGGCCGGAGTGATCAGCCGCCTGCAGCGGACGGGCGTGGGCGGCGCGGTCGGCCACTACGTCGACACGGACGCCAAGAACTCCGAACGCTATCTGGTGCACTTCAGCCAATCCGGCCTCGGACTGCCCGACGAGTCCTACTACCGCCAGGACGAGCACGCACAGATCCGGGCCGCGTACGTGGCGCACATCGGCAAGATGTTCGAGCTCGCCGGTGTCGGGTACGACGCCCAGCGCGTGTTCGACCTCGAGACGAAGATCGCGGCCGGACACTGGGACGTCGTGAAACGGCGCGATGCGGAATTGAGCTACAACCTGGTAACCCTCGACCAGCTGCCGGAAGGCCTGGACTGGGCCGCGTGGATCGACGGGCTGGGCGGCACCCGCGATCAGTTCGCCGAGATCGTTGTCCGCCAGCCCGACTTCCTCACCACACTCACCGGGCTGTGGACGTCCGAGGATCTGGAGACGTGGAAGGCGTGGGCCACGTGGAACGTCATCCGCTCACGGGCGCCGTACTTGACGCAGGCACTCGTCGACGAGAATTTCGCGTTCTACGGTAAGACGCTGACCGGAACCGAGGAGAACCGTGAGCGCTGGAAGCGCGGTGTGTCCCTGGTTCAGGACCTCCTCGGTGAGGCCGTCGGAAAGTTGTACGTCGAGCGCCACTTCCCCGCCGACGCCAAGGCCCGTATGCAGGAACTCGTCGCCAACCTGCAGGAGGCGTACCGCCGCAACATCGCCGACCTCGAGTGGATGAGCCCCGCGACCCGTGAGGCCGCGCTGCGCAAGCTCGAGAAGTTCACGCCGAAGATCGGCTACCCGGACAAGTGGCGCGACTACTCGTCGGTCACCATCTCCCGCAACGACCTGGTGGGCAACTATCGGCGCGGGTACGCGGCCGAGTACGACCGTGACCTGGGCAAAGTGGGTGGCCCCGTCGACCGCGACGAGTGGTTCATGACCCCGCAGACGGTGAACGCCTACTACAACCCTGGAATGAACGAAATCGTGTTTCCGGCCGCTATCCTGCAGCCGCCGTTCTTCGATGCCGCCGCCGACGATGCCGCTAATTACGGCGGAATCGGTGCGGTCATCGGCCACGAGATCGGCCACGGATTCGACGACCAGGGCGCCAAGTACGACGGCGACGGGAACATGGTCGACTGGTGGACCGACGACGATCGCAGTGAGTTCGGTAAGCGCACCAAGGCTCTGATCGAGCAGTACAACCAGTTCGAGCCGAAGGCACTGCCCGGCCATGCGGTCAATGGGGAGTTCACGATCGGCGAGAACATCGGCGACCTCGGTGGCCTCTCCATCGCGATCGCCGCCTACAAGATCGCGACTGAGGGAACGGAGCCTCCGGTGCTCGACGGGCTCACCGGTCTACAGCGCGTGTTCTTCGGCTGGGCGCAGGTGTGGCGGACCAAGGCACGCGATGCCGAAGCTCTCCGGCGTCTCGCGGTTGATCCGCACTCGCCGCCGGAGTTCCGGTGCAACGGAGTGGTGCGCAACCTCGACACCTTCCACGACGCGTTCGACGTCCAGCCCGGCGACGCCCTCTATCTCGATCCGGAGCAGCGCGTCAAAATCTGGTAG
- a CDS encoding FAD-dependent oxidoreductase: MTYVITQPCCNDASCVDVCPVNCIHPTPDEKPFATTEMLYIDPDTCIDCGACVEECPVEAIYAENDLEEVDAPYLDINAQYYTKHPIGPDWPDPVKLPSIDAALGTLHVAIVGSGPAACYAAMELTAKPRMEVDMFERLPTPYGLVRAGVAPDHPGTKGVTDQFRSAVGKRNVHCHFNVEVGEDVTHEELLRHHHAVIYAVGAAGDRRLDIPGEDLPGSHAATEFVAWYNGHPDYADRTFDLSGERAVIVGNGNVALDVARILVTDPDVLATTDLADHALEALRSSNIREVVVLGRRGPAQAAYTNPELLALGRMPNVDVVVDPEEAVLDPASRALVDADDAEPSLQLKVKQVEEFAQRAANPAHKRIVLRFLTSPVDILGDGHVESVRIARNEMVADASGVLGAKPSDVIETLDTGLILRSIGYRGRPVAGLPFDDRRGVIPNENGRVIDPETGTPIPGVYVAGWIKRGPTGVIGTNKYCSAETVHMVIDDFSAGRLDAPEDREALDRLIAERAPNAIDYQGWQRIDKTERAGGRAAGRARTKLVTIDSMLAAARADTSP, translated from the coding sequence CATCCCACACCGGACGAGAAACCGTTCGCGACCACGGAAATGCTGTACATCGACCCCGACACCTGCATCGACTGCGGTGCCTGCGTCGAGGAATGCCCGGTCGAGGCAATCTATGCCGAGAACGACCTCGAAGAAGTCGACGCCCCCTACCTCGACATCAATGCGCAGTACTACACCAAACACCCCATCGGTCCCGACTGGCCGGATCCGGTGAAGCTGCCATCGATCGACGCCGCGCTCGGCACGCTGCACGTCGCGATCGTCGGGTCTGGTCCCGCGGCCTGTTACGCCGCGATGGAACTGACCGCCAAACCGCGCATGGAGGTCGACATGTTCGAGCGCCTGCCCACCCCCTACGGGTTGGTGCGCGCCGGTGTCGCCCCCGATCATCCGGGCACGAAGGGTGTCACCGATCAGTTCCGTTCGGCAGTGGGCAAACGGAACGTGCATTGCCACTTCAACGTGGAAGTCGGCGAGGACGTCACCCACGAGGAACTGCTGCGGCACCACCACGCCGTGATCTACGCGGTAGGCGCTGCGGGTGACCGCAGGCTCGACATACCCGGCGAGGATCTGCCGGGCAGCCACGCGGCCACCGAGTTCGTCGCCTGGTACAACGGCCATCCCGACTACGCCGACCGCACGTTCGACCTCTCCGGCGAGCGCGCCGTCATCGTCGGCAACGGCAACGTGGCGCTCGACGTGGCCCGGATCCTGGTCACCGATCCCGATGTCCTGGCGACCACGGATCTGGCCGACCATGCGCTCGAAGCGCTGCGGTCGAGCAACATCCGGGAGGTTGTGGTACTCGGGCGCAGGGGTCCTGCCCAGGCGGCATACACCAACCCCGAACTCCTTGCCCTGGGCCGAATGCCCAACGTGGACGTCGTCGTCGACCCCGAGGAAGCCGTGCTCGATCCGGCCAGCCGTGCACTCGTCGACGCGGACGATGCGGAGCCGTCGCTGCAGTTGAAGGTGAAGCAGGTGGAGGAGTTCGCGCAGCGGGCCGCCAACCCCGCACACAAGCGCATCGTGCTTCGCTTCCTCACCTCACCGGTCGACATTCTCGGTGACGGGCACGTCGAATCCGTGCGGATCGCCCGCAACGAGATGGTCGCGGACGCCTCCGGGGTTCTCGGTGCCAAACCGTCGGATGTCATCGAGACGCTCGACACCGGGCTGATCCTGCGATCGATCGGCTATCGCGGCCGTCCGGTGGCGGGGCTCCCGTTCGACGACCGGCGCGGGGTCATCCCCAACGAGAACGGGCGGGTGATCGACCCCGAGACGGGCACGCCGATCCCCGGTGTGTACGTGGCGGGCTGGATCAAGCGGGGCCCGACAGGCGTGATCGGCACGAACAAGTACTGCTCGGCCGAGACCGTACACATGGTGATCGATGACTTCTCGGCGGGCAGGCTCGACGCGCCCGAAGACCGGGAGGCCCTCGATCGGTTGATTGCCGAACGGGCGCCCAATGCGATCGACTACCAAGGTTGGCAGCGTATCGACAAAACCGAGCGCGCCGGGGGCCGTGCCGCGGGTCGGGCCCGCACCAAGCTTGTGACCATTGACAGCATGCTGGCCGCAGCCCGCGCCGACACCTCGCCGTGA
- a CDS encoding alpha/beta fold hydrolase, producing the protein MSNVQSGAPHWFASALACPVEVGQVDVAAAQIRYRAWGPTGTPGIVLVHGGAAHSRWWDHVAPMLATGRRVVALDLSGHGDSDSREHYGLEQWAEEALAVAKPAGISGPPAFVGHSMGGMVSYVAAQLFGEDLAGVQLIDSPVRAQTPEEEAARQQRAFGPKKVYSSKADALAHFRFVPPQESAVPAVRDHVAETSMREVEGGWSWKFDPGFFARSGSDRLVAAEPRCRIAFFRAENGIVDEEMMRTMRARFGPTALVTDIPDAGHHVMIDQPLALVVGIRTVLASWDAEDSVTGMPA; encoded by the coding sequence ATGAGCAACGTACAGAGTGGCGCGCCCCACTGGTTCGCCTCGGCCCTGGCCTGCCCGGTGGAGGTCGGCCAGGTGGATGTGGCCGCCGCACAGATCCGGTACCGCGCGTGGGGGCCGACGGGAACCCCCGGAATCGTGTTGGTGCACGGTGGAGCGGCACACAGCAGGTGGTGGGATCACGTCGCACCCATGCTGGCCACCGGACGACGGGTGGTCGCTCTCGATCTCTCCGGACACGGAGACAGTGACTCTCGCGAGCACTACGGGCTCGAGCAGTGGGCCGAAGAGGCCCTGGCCGTCGCGAAACCCGCTGGTATCTCCGGTCCACCGGCCTTCGTCGGACACAGCATGGGCGGAATGGTGTCCTATGTGGCCGCCCAGTTGTTCGGCGAGGATCTGGCCGGGGTCCAACTGATCGATTCACCCGTTCGCGCCCAGACACCCGAGGAGGAAGCGGCACGGCAGCAGCGGGCGTTCGGGCCCAAGAAGGTGTATTCGAGCAAGGCCGATGCGCTCGCCCATTTCCGGTTCGTGCCGCCGCAGGAGTCGGCGGTTCCGGCCGTCCGCGACCACGTCGCGGAGACCTCGATGCGGGAGGTGGAGGGCGGCTGGTCGTGGAAGTTCGACCCCGGATTCTTCGCCCGCAGCGGCAGCGATCGGCTGGTCGCGGCAGAACCCCGCTGCCGCATCGCGTTCTTCCGTGCCGAGAACGGGATCGTCGACGAAGAGATGATGAGGACTATGAGGGCGCGATTCGGCCCGACCGCGCTGGTGACGGACATCCCGGACGCGGGGCATCACGTGATGATCGACCAGCCGTTGGCGTTAGTGGTGGGTATCCGCACCGTCCTTGCCTCCTGGGACGCCGAAGATTCCGTGACAGGGATGCCCGCCTGA
- a CDS encoding L,D-transpeptidase: MGKTGICTSRNQRWSSRVAVAVAGVVVSGTALVGPAQAVPLFPGGPEIPTLPGLPSAPQLPLPEPAPAPANFSAPSLNPGEGEVVGVAQPVIIRFNEAIGDRAAAERAIKVTTSQPVEGGFYWINDSQVRWKPTDFWPANTQVTVDAGDAHSTFTIGDALVATADDNTKQITITRNGEVVKTMPTSMGKPGHETPNGTYIIGEKFRDMYMDSSTYGVPVDSEEGYRTYVEYATRMSYSGIFVHAAPWSLDAQGNTNVSHGCLNVSTEDAKWFYENSKKGDAVVVQNTAGGVLSGSDGLGDWNR, translated from the coding sequence ATGGGCAAGACAGGAATCTGTACTTCGCGGAATCAGCGCTGGTCATCGCGCGTCGCCGTCGCAGTGGCCGGAGTGGTGGTTTCCGGAACGGCGCTGGTAGGACCCGCTCAGGCCGTCCCGCTGTTCCCCGGTGGACCGGAGATTCCCACCCTTCCCGGTCTGCCCAGCGCCCCGCAGCTTCCGCTCCCCGAACCGGCGCCCGCGCCGGCCAACTTCTCGGCACCGTCCCTCAACCCCGGTGAGGGTGAGGTCGTGGGTGTCGCGCAGCCGGTGATCATTCGGTTCAACGAGGCGATCGGTGACCGCGCCGCCGCCGAGCGTGCCATCAAGGTCACCACCAGCCAGCCCGTCGAGGGTGGGTTCTACTGGATCAACGACAGCCAGGTGCGCTGGAAGCCCACCGACTTCTGGCCGGCCAACACGCAGGTCACCGTGGATGCCGGAGACGCGCATTCCACGTTCACCATCGGCGACGCCCTGGTGGCGACCGCCGACGACAACACCAAGCAGATCACGATCACCCGCAACGGTGAGGTGGTCAAGACCATGCCGACCTCGATGGGTAAGCCGGGCCACGAGACCCCTAACGGTACCTACATCATCGGCGAGAAGTTCCGCGACATGTACATGGATTCGTCCACGTACGGGGTGCCGGTCGACTCCGAAGAGGGGTACCGCACCTACGTCGAGTACGCCACGCGCATGTCGTACAGCGGCATCTTCGTCCACGCTGCGCCGTGGTCGTTGGACGCGCAGGGCAACACCAATGTCAGCCACGGGTGCCTCAACGTGAGCACCGAGGACGCCAAGTGGTTCTACGAAAATTCGAAGAAGGGCGACGCGGTGGTCGTGCAGAACACTGCCGGTGGCGTGCTCAGCGGCTCCGACGGTCTGGGTGACTGGAACCGCTGA